The DNA window TCGATCAGGGCGATTTTGATGTGAATCAAGACATAGATCGCCGCCCAGGCCGCGAGCAGCAGCCATTGCTCGTGCGTGGCGAGTCGTGGCGATGCCACCGCGCAGGCGGCGGCGGCCGCCATCAGGACATAGGCGCGCAGCAACGTCTTGCGATGCCCCCAGCCGGCAAGCACCAGTCGCTGATAGTGATGGGAGCGGTGCGGCTCCCAGATCCGTTCGCGCCGGATCAGTCTGGTCAGCAGCGTCCAGGTGGCATCGACGATGAAGGGCGAGAAGGCAAGCCAGGCGGTCCAGATTGGGAAGAGACCGAGTTGGACGCCCCAGAGCGAGAGTCCCGCGGCCAGGATGCCGAGGCTTGAGGAGCCCGCGTCGCCAAGAAAGATGCGAGCCGGTGGGTAGTTCCCGCTCAGAAACCCCGCGGCTGCCGCGACGATACAGGTGGCGACGAGACCGAACAGCGGCTCGCCGCCCGACCAGCCCAGAATTGCCAGTGCCGCGAAACCGAAGACCGCCATGCCGCTGGCGAAACCATCCATGCCGTCCATGAAGTTATAGAGATTGATCATCCAGACGCTGTAGAGGATGGTCAAACCCCCTCCCACGAGGGTCGGCAGGGCCAGCGCGACGCCAGGCAGATCGAGCACCGACCACTGAAAACCGCCAACGATCAACAGGAGCGCGGACAGGAAGTGGGCGAACAACCGCATCCAGGGCGAGACGTCGCCAAGGTCATCGAAAAAGGAGACGGTGGCCACGAGCGCCAGAGCCCCGAACAGCCAGACGAACTCCGGCGCGGACACGCCCAGTCCCGCCAGGATGAGCAGCGGACCGAGCAAACCCGACAAGACCGCGAGACCGCCAGTACGAGGCACCGGGGTCCGATGGAGCGAGCGGGCATTCGGAACATCCATCGGCCCTCTGCCAGCCGTCGCGTTTGCAATCAGCCAACGCGTAGCGAGCAGACTCAAGAACAGGGACGCGACCGGCAATGCCGCGAGAATCGGCGATTCAGGGTTCATCAATCTGTCCTGCGCGAACCGCCCAGGACGACTCGCCCTGACCGACTTGTCCTAAGAAACTATCCACTTACAATTTCCCGATTTTGCCCGACAGAATGATTTCCGGAAAAGATTTCCCGATTTTCCGTTCGTCCTGAGTCCTTCGGCTTCGCTCAGGACAGGCTTGCCGAAGGGTCGAGGATGATCGGAAAATCGCGCTCCGATGTTGACCTTGAATCCGTTCATGGTTCGACCCTTCGACGGGCTCAGGACTCACCACGAACGGATTCAAGGTCGCCAAGCACAGAGTACAGTTCAAATCGGGAAACAGTTAATGGACAGTTTCTAAGTGGCTCTGACCAGCGCGCGTTCCACTTGATCGCGCCGCTCGCGGCCCCGTAGCAACTCGATCAAGCGCAGCGCGAAATCCATGGCGGTGCCCGGCCCGCGACTCGTCACGATCAGCCCGTCCACCACCACGGGGCGGTCGACGAAATTCACCCGCGGATACTCGGCCGCGTTCACCGATCCAGGATAGCTGGTCGCCGTTTTCTCATCGAGCAGCCCGGCGCGCGCCAGAACCTGGGGCGCGGCGCAGATCGCGGCCGCATACCGTCCGGCGGACCGCTGACGCCGCAGCATGGCAAGCAATCGTTGATCGGCTTCCAGATGCTTGGCTCCAGGCAGTCCGCCAGGCAGCACGATCATCTCGAAATCCTCGTCCAGTACGGCGTCCAGCGCGGTATCGGCCAGCAACACCGTGCCTCGGCTCGCGGTGACGGGGCCGTCATGCAGACTGGCGGTGACCACGTCGATCTCGGCTCGACGCAAGAGATCGACGATGGTCACGGCTTCCAACTCTTCGCAACCTTGCGCGAGGGGAACGAGTACCCTGGGCATGATCTTTCTCCGGCAAAGGTTTATTTGCTGGCTGGGCGGCCAAGAATATTCAATCCCTTGAGCACATTGAGCGCCTCGGCCAATTGATAGTCCTCGGCGATCAGCGGCGCGTTGGCGGCATTTTCTTTCGAGTCGGGCTTCGGCGTTTCCTGACCGAGATGGCGCACCAGATCCGCTTCTTTCAGCGCGCTCATGTCCTGATCGGTCAGCGGTTTGAATTCGCCGCGTTCGAGCGTGATGTCCGGGGTGATGCCCTGGGCCTGAATCGAGCGCCCCGACGGGGTGTAATAACGCGCGGTCGTCAATTTGAGCGCGGTGGCGTCATCGATCGGAACGATCGTTTGGACCGAACCCTTGCCGAAGGTTTGGGTGCCCATGACGATGGCGCGCTTGTGATCCTGCAAGGCGCCGGCGACGATCTCGGAGGCCGATGCGCTGCCGCCGTTGACGAGCACGACGATCGGGGCGCCCGCCAGGACATCGTCGGGGCCGGCCTTGAACTGCAATTTGCTGTCCTTGACCCGTCCTTGCGTGTAGACGATCAGGCCGCCAGTCAAAAAGGCATCGCTGACACCCACCGCGCCGTTCAGGACTCCGCCGGGATTGTTCCGCAGATCCAGCACCAGGCCCTTTAACGCGCCGCCGCTCGCGAGCTTCAGTTCCTCGATGGCCTTGAGCATGTCATCGGTCGTCGGCCCCTGGAAATTCGAGAGCCGGACATACCCATAGCCTGGCTCCAGGATGCGGCTTTTGACGCTCTCGACCTGGATGACCGCGCGTTCGATGGTCAACTCGAAA is part of the Thiocystis violascens DSM 198 genome and encodes:
- a CDS encoding MraY family glycosyltransferase, with the translated sequence MNPESPILAALPVASLFLSLLATRWLIANATAGRGPMDVPNARSLHRTPVPRTGGLAVLSGLLGPLLILAGLGVSAPEFVWLFGALALVATVSFFDDLGDVSPWMRLFAHFLSALLLIVGGFQWSVLDLPGVALALPTLVGGGLTILYSVWMINLYNFMDGMDGFASGMAVFGFAALAILGWSGGEPLFGLVATCIVAAAAGFLSGNYPPARIFLGDAGSSSLGILAAGLSLWGVQLGLFPIWTAWLAFSPFIVDATWTLLTRLIRRERIWEPHRSHHYQRLVLAGWGHRKTLLRAYVLMAAAAACAVASPRLATHEQWLLLAAWAAIYVLIHIKIALIERTSTPLSASAVTSHRSSDSTQHNPRSTPNRP
- a CDS encoding DJ-1 family glyoxalase III; this encodes MPRVLVPLAQGCEELEAVTIVDLLRRAEIDVVTASLHDGPVTASRGTVLLADTALDAVLDEDFEMIVLPGGLPGAKHLEADQRLLAMLRRQRSAGRYAAAICAAPQVLARAGLLDEKTATSYPGSVNAAEYPRVNFVDRPVVVDGLIVTSRGPGTAMDFALRLIELLRGRERRDQVERALVRAT
- a CDS encoding S41 family peptidase, producing the protein MMRPRFALLFSIGFLVCVAARQDGIAHAEAPVAAPVKDQAQSLPLDELRTFADVFGRIKEDYVEEAQDKSLIENAIRGMLAGLDPHSAYLDTEEYRDLKVGTSGEFGGLGIEVGMEDGFVKVIAPIDDTPAQRAGVQSGDMIIRIDDKPVKGLSLNDAVKMMRGEPGTKIQLTVMRGTDQKPFELTIERAVIQVESVKSRILEPGYGYVRLSNFQGPTTDDMLKAIEELKLASGGALKGLVLDLRNNPGGVLNGAVGVSDAFLTGGLIVYTQGRVKDSKLQFKAGPDDVLAGAPIVVLVNGGSASASEIVAGALQDHKRAIVMGTQTFGKGSVQTIVPIDDATALKLTTARYYTPSGRSIQAQGITPDITLERGEFKPLTDQDMSALKEADLVRHLGQETPKPDSKENAANAPLIAEDYQLAEALNVLKGLNILGRPASK